DNA sequence from the Pseudoliparis swirei isolate HS2019 ecotype Mariana Trench chromosome 6, NWPU_hadal_v1, whole genome shotgun sequence genome:
ATTTGGATTTACAAtaactacttctctcttgatgttttccctcagtaaacattttaaacatgagtttatgtctcagtctctagtttcaagtcttcttctatacagcatgtcatcatttagtacagtATGATCGTTTAGTCAAAACAGACCATAAATGAACGTGTGAATGttgtgctgccccctggtggccaataAACCAGATGCAGGTTTCTCGAGTAAAGAAGATTTCAGTGTTTCACCGAGTGGGAAACGTTCTCGAGCTCttggtgacgtcatcacctGAGACCTCGTTGATTAGGGGATCAATCACAGTGATCAGAATAACAATATGTAATTAAAACACTTCGAAggcagattaaaaaaaatacttaaatatGCTGagccgcagagagagagagagagagatgtcggatggatacatatatatatgtatacacacgtatacacatatatatatgtgtccaGCGTCTCTACTCCAGTCCAGGTCTAATGCCTCTGCTCCAGTCCAGTGCCTCCATTGATCCAGCGTTCCGGGGTTTGGTTGCATTGTACCCGAGCAGCCATTTCTCCCCACGGCGCTACTCGTCCGTCTGTAGCCGTCTGAGCGTCTGTTGGCGGGGGGAAGAAGCCCCTGAATCCCCTGGGAATACCCAACATCCAGCCATGGCCGACCCGGGACTGCTCTCATTCCGGACCAGGCCCCTGAAGTGACTTCCGACACGTCCGCGCTCCCCGCCGCGGGATGTGACCGTGTGACGGGCCGGTGGACTGGGAGCACGTTGGCCGCTTCGACCCTCCGGTTCTCGGGAGCTTGTTTATAAAACTGTTGTTTGGGTTTTTGTGAACCGGGGCTTACCGGGGGGAACCCTATGGAGTGCACGTGAGCGCCGTCCGGAGCGGGATCTCTAACCACCCGGGAGGTGAGTGGCAGCGTTGGAACCGGAGGGATTTTACTACACTTTTATgtgcctctttttttccttcctccggTGTTGAAACGTGGGATCCCGCTAGCTCGTCTCCGGTTAGCCGGTTAGCCGCTGTCTTTGTCTGGAGCCAACGGGGAGGAGGCACGTGTGTCCATTACCGGACAGGTCCCCGATCTGACCGGCTTGGGCCTTTATTTAATATCTCACCTCGACctgtcacctccacctcctccttatAACGCGTTTTCACTAACAGGGTCTCCGTGTGTCCGTGTCACGGTTAGCCGCGCTGTTGCTAAGATACAGCGACCGCTGGATGTCGTTTTTAGACGCCCGCCCGGGTGCGGCGGTGTGTTTTTAAAGCTGTTTATCAACGTTTTATACACTCTGAATACGCTGTTTATTCATATAAAAAACATAGTTTAGTGTCCTATTAGTGTGGTTATGCTGTAGAACAGCGCTGAACGGGATTATTTTGGGTGTTTTGGGAGACATGTTGTCTACCTGTCCGATAATGGATCCACCGCTTTGACAGAAACCGCATCGCTTAATTGTCCATTGGGCGACGTATTAAGACGCTGGGTCAACTTTCTATATTCGCGGCGTTGTGTGTCCGGGTTGTTGCCCCGTGTGTTGGCGGTAGAAGTCGGTTGTGCTTGCTGTGAAATGTTCGGGTTTAACGCAGCGTTACGCGGACGTATCTGGACAGTCTCACCCATCAGAGCGTCCGATATTGGACGCAGTTAGCCTCCTAGCGGGCCGCGGTGGGGCCTCGGTTCACAGCTTGAGCAAACACGGCTGCACGTTAGTCGGCGTTGCGCCCTAAAGTGgatgttaatgtgtgtttgaaGGTTATCATAGATATGTGAATATCGTAGTCAGCTGAGACGGTGGTATTTTGCGTGTTATCTTAATGCCAAAGAGATGCAGAGCTAACACCAGGGCCTCTTCAGCTAATGGTAGCTGGGTTAGCTACAGTAACTAGGGTAACTGGGTTATCTACAGTGACTAGGGTAACTGGGTTAGCTACAGTAACTAGGGTAACTGGGTTATCTACAGTAACTAGGGTAACTGGGTTATCTACAGTGACTAGGGTAACTGGGTTATCTACAGTAACTAGGGTAACTGGGTTATCTACAGTGACTAGGGTAACTGGGTTAGCTACAGTAACTAGGGTAGCTGGGTTAGCTACAGTAACTAGGGTAACTGGGTTAGCTACAGTAACTAGGGTAACTGGGTTATCTACAGTAACTAGGGTAACTGGGTTAGCTACAGTAACTAGGGTAACTGGGTTATCTACAGTAACTAGGGTAGCTGGGTTAGCTACAGTGACTAGGGTAACTGGGTTAGCTACAGTAACTAGGGTAACTGGGTTATCTACAGTAACTAGGGTAGCTGGGTTAGCTACAGTAACTAGGGTAACTGGGTTATCTACAGTGACTAGGGTAACTGGGTTAGCTACAGTAACTAGGGTAACTGGGTTATCTACAGTAACTAGGGTAGCTGGGTTAGCTACAGTAACTAGGGTAACTGGGTTATCTACAGTGACTAGGGTAACTGGGTTATCTACAGTGACTAGGGTAACTGGGTTAGCTACAGTAACTAGGGTAACTGGGTTATCTACAGTAACTAGGGTAGCTGGGTTAGCTACAGTAACTAGGGTAACTGGGTTAGCTACAGTAACTAGGGTAACTGGGTTATCTACAGTGACTAGGGTAACTGGGTTAGCTACAGTAACTAGGGTAACTGGGTTATCTACAGTGACTAGGGTAACTGGGTTATCTACAGTGACTAGGGTAACTGGGTTATCTACAGTAACTAGGGTAACTGGGTTAGCTACAGTAACTAGGGTAACTGGGTTAGCTACAGTAACTAGGGTAACTGGGTTATCTACAGTGACTAGGGTAACTGGGTTAGCTACAGAAACTAGGGTAACTGGGTTAGCTACAGTAACTAGGGTAACTGGGTTAGCTACAGAAACTAGGGTAACTGGGTTAGCTACAGTAACTGGGTTATCTACAGTAACTAGGGTAACTGGGTTAGCTACAGTAACTAGGGTAACTGGGTTAGCTACAGTAACTGGGTTATCTACAGTAACTAGGGTAACTGGGTTAGCTACAGTAACTAGGGTAACTGGGTTATCTACAGTAACTGGGTTAGCGACAGTAACTGGGTTAGCTACAGTAACTGGGTTAGCTACAGTAACTAGGGTAACTGGGTTATCTACAGTAACTAGGGTAACTGGGTTATCTACAGTAGCTACAGTAACTGGGTTAGCGACAGTAACTGGGTTAGCTACAGTAACTAGGGTAACTGGGTTATCTACAGTAACTGGGTTAGCGACAGTAACTGGGTTAGCGACAGTAACTGGGTTAGCTACAGTAACTAGGGTAACTGGGTTATCTACAGTAACTAGGGTAACTGGGTTATCTACAGTAGCTACAGTAACTGGGTTAGCTACAGTAACTAGGGTAACTGGGTTAGCGACAGTAACTGGGTTAGCGACAGTAACTGGGTTAGCTACAGTAACTAGGGTAACTGGGTTATATGGTCTAGTTAAGGTTAGCTGGGGTAGTGTTAACCCCCTCCACCATTAGATGATTAGCCTTCAAAGCCTCATCTTTGTATTTAAAACACTCATGGCCAAACAAGATGATTATGATTACTGTCCTCACAACCTAAACATTCATCAGTAATGTGGCTAACCGATGCTAACGaatgattatttatttgtatcttgCAGCAGATGTCATACACACAGCGATGTATTTACTGCAGATATATGAATTCATGCTCCTCATAGGATTTGTAAACGGTGTATACGTCTTTCTAGTAAACCCAGGGTCTGGTTGGAGGTGTGAGTGCCTGACTTCTTCTGCTGTGTGACTCAATCTGCTTCATCCAGTCCATCTCAGTCTTTCACTGTTGTCTTGTTCATCCTCCTGAGGAACCTGGTCCTCACGGAGCATCTTAGACCATCAGCTTCATTCAGCCTGaaccacaggaagtgaagcACAGGGTTCTGTTTTTATTACTCCTTTAAGTTCGTTACCGAGGGCTCTGATTACAGGGTTTGATTATCAATGAGATCATCTTTGGATTATTGAATCAATGCTTCACTTCATCCGCTTCCTTCTGACACAACACGATGATTAGTATTTAACATCGAGATGATTCACTGCTCTTTATACGAGACATCGAAAGCAATAAACTCAAagataaaatgtcataaaagaGACGCAGAGCCAGACATGAAAAAATAGTCCAGACAAGACTTAAAAGAACTGAGAAAACTAAAGGTTTAGTTTGGTCtgtggagacaggaagtagacctgaaccagacaggaagtacacctgaaccagacctgaaccagacaggaagtagacctgaaccagacaggaagaagacctgaaccagacaggaagcagacctgaaccagacaggaagtacacCTGAACCCGACCTGAACCAGACCGGAAGTACACctgaaccagacaggaagtacacCTGAACCAGACATGAagaagacctgaaccagacaggaagtacacctgaaccagacaggaagaagacctgaaccagacaggaagtacacctgaaccagacaggaagtacacctgaaccagacaggaagcagacctgaaccagacaggaactacaccagaaccagacaggaagcagacttgaaccagacaggaagcagacctgaaccagacaggaagcagacctgaaccagacaggaagcagacctgaaccagacaggaactacacctgaaccagacctgaaccagacaggaagtacacctgaaccagacaggaagtacacctgaaccagacaggaagcagacctgaaccagacaggaactacaccagaaccagacctgaaccagacaggaagtacacctgaaccagacaggaagcagacctgaaccagacaggaactacacctgaaccagacctgaaccagacaggaagtacacctgaaccagacaggaagcagacctgaaccagacaggaactacaccagaaccagacctgaaccagacaggaagcagacctgaaccagaccgtCTGTGGTCCAGTCGGCAGGTTGTTACCTTTGGTTTTAGCCACGCTCGCTGTTTCCAggcttcatgctaagctaagctaaccaggcGTCTTGAACGCTGCACTTGTGATTCTGGATGAATGCGGTCCAGATGTTTCCTCcttgaatacatctcctctctgAAGCCGTCGTtaaaccctcctcttcctcttcctctctggagaagaacagagaggaggtgtAGAGTCCGTTCCTCACCTCTGTATCTCCAGAGGAGGACTTGGACTAAAACACCAGATTAGTCCTTCACTCATCACTAGTTTTGACGTCTAgaatgtttctttatttacGACATTGATCTGCTTTCTGTGTTGAcgtgaattattataattatatataataattattactaTGTTGGATAAAACAAGCAGCTTTACCACGTGTGAAGACCATGTGTTTTTTATGCCCCCTGTGTGTGTAATCAATGACCTGCTCCTCCCTGTGTAACCTGTGGTGTGTCTCCTGCAGGAGGCGATGTGGGCAGCAGGGCGTTGGCGTGGGGCCGGGCCCTGAGGAGGCGTCCTGCGGCCCCCCTGCGGCCCCCCTACGGCTCCGGGACCCTAAGATGTCCCTCAGCAGCGGCCCTGCAGGCGAGGACTCCAGCGCGGTGGAGGCGTACGACAGCGGCGACGAGTGGGACATCGGTGTGGGCAACCTGATCATCGACCTGGACGCCGACCTGGAGAAGGACAAGCTGGAGATGTCGAGCGGTaaagaagggggcggggccatggCGGCCCCCGGCGCCGCGGTCCAGCTACCGGACAATATCAAGTTTGTGAGCCCTGCAGGCGGCGGGCAGGGCAAAGACAGTAAATCCAAGGCCAAGCGCAGTAAGAATTCAAAGGAGGGCGCCAAGGCCCCTGGCTTGGACGGAGCCAAGAAGGAGGTTCGGGGGCGGCCCCCCGGGGACCCGCTGACCCACAACCCCAACCCCACTACCCCCCCGAAGGGGTCCGACAAATCCAGTAAGCCCTGCCGCGCCCTGCCTGCCGCGAAGAAGGATAAAGACGGGCTTTCTGTGAAAATTAAGAAGGAGAAGTTGGAGGTCGAGAAGGACTGCGTGTTCCCCCTCGGGCCGGCGGGGGTTGCCGGGGGACCCTACGAGGGCCAACAGGACACTGAGGCCATCGCGGGGGAGCAGCTCGGCAACCTGGACCCACCGGGGAAAGGAGAACCTGAGGAGGAACTGGAGgaactggaggaggaagaggaggaggaggaagagggggatgagggggaagaggagacggtGTGTGTAAAGGTAAGGGTGATGGAGAGATGCCACCTCTGGTGTTACCTGTCAATCAGTCCCCCCCACATTGTGATGTAATAATCTCGTCTTCTCCCCAGATGGAGTCTCCGGTCTCcacccctgctcctcctctccacctcctcgctCCCGTCCCCACCAGCACCATCTCGTCTCCCTGCGAGCAGATCATGGTTCGCACGCGCTCGGTGGCGGTGAACACGGCGGACGCGGCGCTGGGGACGGAGCCGGAGTGCCTCGGACCCTGTGAGCCAGGCACCAGCGTCAACCTGGAGGGCATCGTGTggcaggagacggaggacgGTGAGCAGtgcacagatggagagagatattagacatgtgtttatttattttatttaatgtttttattttattttatttttaaaataatttctatAATTCTATATTTGTAAAACTTATTTTTAAGAACCAGTAATCGCGCAGCAGGAAGGGCGGAGTTTCATGTCACATGGTTTGTGTCTGCAGACATGCTGGTTGTTaacgttttgttttatttatttgtttattttgtttttaatttctataattctatatttttaaaacatttatttttaagaacCACTAATCGCACAGCAGGAGGGGCGGAGTTTCATGTCACATGGTTTGTGTCTGCAGGTATGTTGGTTGTTAACGTCACCTGGAGGAACAAGACCTACGTGGGAACCTTGCTGGACTGCACCCGGCACGACTGGGCCCCTCCCAGGTACCTAGAACCATGCACCACGAGGAACCAGTCCGGAACCAGTCCGGTCTGGttctcatgctgcgttcacagtAGAATCATGAAAAGTCGACGTGCAGATGAATGGATGCAAATAAAATTCTCCTCATTTGCCTGACGTagagaggctccgcccctcatGGCGTATGCCTGAATCtaaccggctgctgctgctctaacaTCCTAAATATTTAGCAGccaaatttaatattttgcaggATATTCTTAATAATTTAAGACTTGTTTCTCTACAGGATTTGTTGAAAGGTAATAAAGTAGTTTATGAACGTGAGTTTACAgacaataataattataatgcctcCTCGTCGTTTTCTTGATTCTTCACAGTTGATataagtgggcggagcttcagaGAGTCGTTGGTAAAATAGATTTAAGATAATCCATGATTAAACCATGAGATTGAGATGCATTGGTGcaggcagctcctcctcctcctgctgctcctcctcatctACCTTCttcccatcctcttcctcctcctccttcctctcctcctgctccacctccaccttatcctcctccttcccATCCTCTTCCTACTTCTTCCCATCCtcctcattcctcctcctcctctttctcctcctcctgctcctcttacttcttctcatcctcctcctcttctgtccgCAGGTTCTGTGAGTCTCCCTCCAGTGACGTGGAGATGCGTCCCGGCCGCGGTCGGGGGAAGAGGATGCGTCCGGGCGGCAACACGCCGCTCAACGACAACAGCACCTCCTCGGACAACCGGGgcagcggcggaggaggaggaggagtaggaggcgcaggagggggaggagcagcaggaggcaaGATGCGCGGCGCCGCCGCCAACAGCAAAGGACGGAGAGGGAGCCAGACGgcgggcagcgccgccgaggacgCCAAGGACAGCCCGTCCTCCGCCAAGAGGAAGAGCAAGCCGGCCTCCGACATGGAGCCCACCTCCAGCTCGGAGGACACCAAGGCCGCCAAGAGGACGAGGACGGACTgtgacccccccgcccccctgcaGCTGGACCGGGCCTGCCCCTCCCCCGTGCTCATCGACTGCCCCCACCCCTCCTGCAACAAGAAGTACAAGCATATCAACGGGCTCAAGTACCACCAGGCGAGAGCGCACAGCGACCACGACGGAGACAGCGAGTACGGAGACGACCCTGACCCCGCCTCCTGCAACGGCGCCTCCGTGTCGCCCGCCCGCTCCACCACGCCCAAGGGTCGGGGGTTCGACGCCCCGTCCCCTTCGCCGGGGAAGCCGACGTCCAAGGGGAGGAAGAAGGCGGGCGAggcggagggggcggagccagaggggGCGGACGGCGGCGAGGAGGGGGCGTGTTTGACGGACGAGGCCAAAGCGGATAAACTTGCCCAGAAAGGCGTGAAGCGGCCCCCCTGCCCCAGCGCACCCTCACCCTACGGCCTGCAGGCGTGCTCCCCCGCGCAGGCCTCACTGGTACAGCCCGTCCCCCAGAGCCCTCAGATGAAACCGCCCCCTCTGGCGGACCCCGCCTCCAGCCCCACCCccaaggacaagaagaagaaggacaagaggaagagggagggcgggaaggagggggacagcccaaaggggaagggggggcggccggaggaggggaggagcccGTACTCGGACGACGCTTTGCTCAACGGCTCCGCGGAAGCCCAGCAGAGCCGCCTGGCGAGCATCAAGGCCGAGGCCGACAAGGTGTACAGCTTCTCGGACAACGCGCCCAGCCCCTCCATCGGCGTGGGCAGCCGCATGGAGGCCAACCAGAACGGGGACCAGAGCGGAAGCCCCGCCTACTCCGACATCTCCGACGCCGGGGAGGACGGCGAGGGGAAGTCTGAGGGCGTGAAGGTCAAAACGGAACAGGACCAGGGGCCCCGGGAGGGGGCCAAGAAGGCCCTGTtccccccccagacccccagcaaGGACTCGCCGTACTACCCCAACTACGACTCCTACTACTCCCCCAGCTACCCCAACGCCAGCCCGGGGGCGCCGCCCGCAGCGCCGCCGCACGTGGAAGGAGCTcaggtgaaggtgaagaaggagaaggaggaggagccggaggaggaggaggtgaagctgAAGGTGGAGCCTCAGGAGGAGCGGCAGGTGGAGCCCCAGCAGCTCTCCGTCATCCAGCAGCGCTCCAACGTGTACGCCCAGCCGCTCTACTACAACCAGTACTACGCCCCCTACGCCTACGGCCCCGACCAGGCCTACCACGCCCACCTGCTGGCCTCCAACCCCGCCTCCCGCCAGCAGCACGAGGAGCGCCACAAGAAGCCCGAGGGCAAGGGGCCCCCCGCCCTGTCCCGAGCCCCCAGCCTCACGGACCTCGGCGCCAAGGGGGGGCCCAACCCGGGCAAGCCCAaagaggccccccccccggcggcGAAGCAGTCCAAGTCGGTCATCATGGCCAAGACGGAGGAGCAGAAGGCGCCGGCGGCGCAGTGCGAAGGCCTGAAGATGAAGCTGAGCGAAGCGGGGCGTCATGGGAAAGAGGAGGCCAAGCCGGCAGGGGTGGAGCCCGCCATGTGgtacagacaggtaacacacacacacacacagtgaacatgaGTTCAGTCTCCATCGCtagtttcttcttctattcagcatgacgtcatcatttAGTCCATTCAGGTCATTTAGAGCCCATGAAGCAGGGgtcgctttaggggcggggctacaaggtggtCGACAGGTCTCTACGCTGTCGGCCATCTTTCCTgactctctcctcctgcaggagccgGACTCGCGCTTGTGGCCGTACGTCTACCCCAACAAGTACTCCGAGGCCCCCAAAcctcaggaggaggaccagCGGTGGAAGGAGGAGCGGGAGAGGGAGCGCGACCGCAAGGGGAAGGAGGAGCGGCCGCGGGCcaaggagggggcggagggcAGGACTCAGCTGCCTCCGGAGGAGCACcgggggggagggaaggaggcgcgGCCCCCCCCGCACATGCAGTTCTCCTCCCCGCTGGCCCAGCACCACCAGGGCTACATGCCCTACATGCACGGGCCGTACGCCTACAGCCATGCCTATGAGCCCAGCCACCCGGGCTACCGGGGATTGCCCTCCGTCATGATGCAGAACTACCCTGGTAAGagatggtgccttcaggctctgctcagtgaacatgggtcctggctgaaggtaaatgataacgttctcatggtgcattcaggtgtaATCTAGTAAAATGTAGTGTTGGTTATGAACTAGAATgactcctcatgtctcctctcatgtctcctttcgtgtttcctctcatgtctcctctcgtGTCTCTTCTCATGTCTCCTTTCGTGTtttctctcatgtctcctctcgcGTCTCCTTTCGTgtttcctctcatgtctcctcatgtttcctctcatgtctcctttcgtgtttcctgtcatgtctcctctcgtgtctcctctcatctctcctctctctcatgtctcctctcgtgtctcctctcgtgtctcctcatgtttcctctcgtgtctcctctcatgtctcctctcgtGTCTCCTTTCGTgtttcctctcatgtctcctcatgtttcctctcatgtctcctttcgtgtctcctctcatgtctcctctcgtGTCTCCTCATGTTTCCTCTCGTGTCTCCTTTCGTGTCTCCTCTCGTGTCTCCTCATGTTTCCTCTCGTGTCTCCTTTCgtgtctcctctcatgtctcctcatgtttcctctcatgtctcctttcgtgtttcctctcatgtctcctctctctcgtgtctcctctcatgtctcctctcgtGTCTCCTCATGTTTCCTCTCGTGTCTCTTCTCATGTCTCCTTTCGTGTCTCCTCTCATGTTTCCTCTCGTGTCTCTTCTCATGTCTCCTTTCgtgtctcctctcatgtctcctctcgcGTCTCCTTTCGTgtttcctctcatgtcctcatgtttcctctcatgtctcctttcgtgtttcctctcatgtctcctctcgtgtctcctcatgtttcctctcatgtctcctctcgtgtctcttctcatgtctcctcttgtgtctcctcatgtctcctctcgtgtctcctctcatgtctcctttcGTGTtttctctcatgtctcctctctctcatgtctcctctcgtgtctcctctcatgtctcctcatgtttcctctcgtgtctcctctcatgtctcctctcgtgtctcctctctctcatgtctcctctcatgtctcgtGTTTCCTCTcgcgtctcctctcctgtcgtgtctcctcatgtctcgtCTCGTGTCtcttctcatgtctcctcttctgtctcctctcctgtctcctagcCTCCTACCTGCCGGCCGGTTACTCCTTCCCGTCCTACGGGGCCAacgaggagctggacaagccgtCCAGGTCCAGTCCCACGGTGAAGCCGCCCGGAGAGGCCAAAGctctggagctgctgcagcagcacgCCAGCCAGTACAAGACCAAGTCCCCGTCGGTCCAGGACAACAAGACCCCCCACGACtgggaccaggaccgggaccgggagggGGACCGGCCCCGGACCTCGCCCTCCCAATGCATGCTGCCTTCCCATCACCACCTGGGCTACCAGCTGCTGTCGGGACAGTACGACCTGTCCTACGcctcaggtgagacatgagacacctgtctgtcctctcaggtgagacatgagacacctgtctgtcctctcgggtgagacatgagacacctgtctgtcctctcgggtgagacatgagacacctgtctgtcctctcgggtgagacatgagacacctgtctgtcctctcggatgagacacctgtctgtcctctcaggtgagacatgagacacctgtctgtcctctcgggtgagacatgagacacctgtctgtcctctcgggtgagacatgagacacctgtctgtcctctcgggtgagacatgagacacctgtctgtcctctcaggtgagacatgagacacctgtctgtcctctcaggTGAGAcatctgtctgtcctctcaggtgagacatgagacacctgtctgtcctctcgtgtgagacatgagacacctgtctgtcctctcaggtgagacacctgtctgtcctctcaggtgagacacctgtctgtcctctcaggtgagacatgagacacctgtctgtcctctcaggtgagacatgagacacctgtctgtcctctcaggtgagacatgagacacctgtCTGTGCTCtcgggtgagacatgagacacctgtCCGTCCTCtcgggtgagacatgagacacctgtctgtcctctcaggtgagacatgagacacctgtctcctctcgtgtgagacatgagacacctgtctgtcctctcaggtgagacacctgtctgtcctctcaggtgagacatgagacacctgtctcctctcgtgtGAGACCTGagacacctgtctgtcctctcaggtgagacatgagacacctgtctgtcctctcaggtgagacacctgtctgtcctct
Encoded proteins:
- the LOC130195259 gene encoding zinc finger protein 609-like isoform X1 yields the protein MSLSSGPAGEDSSAVEAYDSGDEWDIGVGNLIIDLDADLEKDKLEMSSGKEGGGAMAAPGAAVQLPDNIKFVSPAGGGQGKDSKSKAKRSKNSKEGAKAPGLDGAKKEVRGRPPGDPLTHNPNPTTPPKGSDKSSKPCRALPAAKKDKDGLSVKIKKEKLEVEKDCVFPLGPAGVAGGPYEGQQDTEAIAGEQLGNLDPPGKGEPEEELEELEEEEEEEEEGDEGEEETVCVKMESPVSTPAPPLHLLAPVPTSTISSPCEQIMVRTRSVAVNTADAALGTEPECLGPCEPGTSVNLEGIVWQETEDGMLVVNVTWRNKTYVGTLLDCTRHDWAPPRFCESPSSDVEMRPGRGRGKRMRPGGNTPLNDNSTSSDNRGSGGGGGGVGGAGGGGAAGGKMRGAAANSKGRRGSQTAGSAAEDAKDSPSSAKRKSKPASDMEPTSSSEDTKAAKRTRTDCDPPAPLQLDRACPSPVLIDCPHPSCNKKYKHINGLKYHQARAHSDHDGDSEYGDDPDPASCNGASVSPARSTTPKGRGFDAPSPSPGKPTSKGRKKAGEAEGAEPEGADGGEEGACLTDEAKADKLAQKGVKRPPCPSAPSPYGLQACSPAQASLVQPVPQSPQMKPPPLADPASSPTPKDKKKKDKRKREGGKEGDSPKGKGGRPEEGRSPYSDDALLNGSAEAQQSRLASIKAEADKVYSFSDNAPSPSIGVGSRMEANQNGDQSGSPAYSDISDAGEDGEGKSEGVKVKTEQDQGPREGAKKALFPPQTPSKDSPYYPNYDSYYSPSYPNASPGAPPAAPPHVEGAQVKVKKEKEEEPEEEEVKLKVEPQEERQVEPQQLSVIQQRSNVYAQPLYYNQYYAPYAYGPDQAYHAHLLASNPASRQQHEERHKKPEGKGPPALSRAPSLTDLGAKGGPNPGKPKEAPPPAAKQSKSVIMAKTEEQKAPAAQCEGLKMKLSEAGRHGKEEAKPAGVEPAMWYRQEPDSRLWPYVYPNKYSEAPKPQEEDQRWKEERERERDRKGKEERPRAKEGAEGRTQLPPEEHRGGGKEARPPPHMQFSSPLAQHHQGYMPYMHGPYAYSHAYEPSHPGYRGLPSVMMQNYPASYLPAGYSFPSYGANEELDKPSRSSPTVKPPGEAKALELLQQHASQYKTKSPSVQDNKTPHDWDQDRDREGDRPRTSPSQCMLPSHHHLGYQLLSGQYDLSYASGLSSAIVASQQASAPSMYPPARRPT
- the LOC130195259 gene encoding zinc finger protein 609-like isoform X2, yielding MSLSSGPAGEDSSAVEAYDSGDEWDIGVGNLIIDLDADLEKDKLEMSSGKEGGGAMAAPGAAVQLPDNIKFVSPAGGGQGKDSKSKAKRSKNSKEGAKAPGLDGAKKEVRGRPPGDPLTHNPNPTTPPKGSDKSSKPCRALPAAKKDKDGLSVKIKKEKLEVEKDCVFPLGPAGVAGGPYEGQQDTEAIAGEQLGNLDPPGKGEPEEELEELEEEEEEEEEGDEGEEETVCVKMESPVSTPAPPLHLLAPVPTSTISSPCEQIMVRTRSVAVNTADAALGTEPECLGPCEPGTSVNLEGIVWQETEDGMLVVNVTWRNKTYVGTLLDCTRHDWAPPRFCESPSSDVEMRPGRGRGKRMRPGGNTPLNDNSTSSDNRGSGGGGGGVGGAGGGGAAGGKMRGAAANSKGRRGSQTAGSAAEDAKDSPSSAKRKSKPASDMEPTSSSEDTKAAKRTRTDCDPPAPLQLDRACPSPVLIDCPHPSCNKKYKHINGLKYHQARAHSDHDGDSEYGDDPDPASCNGASVSPARSTTPKGRGFDAPSPSPGKPTSKGRKKAGEAEGAEPEGADGGEEGACLTDEAKADKLAQKGVKRPPCPSAPSPYGLQACSPAQASLVQPVPQSPQMKPPPLADPASSPTPKDKKKKDKRKREGGKEGDSPKGKGGRPEEGRSPYSDDALLNGSAEAQQSRLASIKAEADKVYSFSDNAPSPSIGVGSRMEANQNGDQSGSPAYSDISDAGEDGEGKSEGVKVKTEQDQGPREGAKKALFPPQTPSKDSPYYPNYDSYYSPSYPNASPGAPPAAPPHVEGAQVKVKKEKEEEPEEEEVKLKVEPQEERQVEPQQLSVIQQRSNVYAQPLYYNQYYAPYAYGPDQAYHAHLLASNPASRQQHEERHKKPEGKGPPALSRAPSLTDLGAKGGPNPGKPKEAPPPAAKQSKSVIMAKTEEQKAPAAQCEGLKMKLSEAGRHGKEEAKPAGVEPAMWYRQEPDSRLWPYVYPNKYSEAPKPQEEDQRWKEERERERDRKGKEERPRAKEGAEGRTQLPPEEHRGGGKEARPPPHMQFSSPLAQHHQGYMPYMHGPYAYSHAYEPSHPGYRGLPSVMMQNYPASYLPAGYSFPSYGANEELDKPSRSSPTVKPPGEAKALELLQQHASQYKTKSPSVQDNKTPHDWDQDRDREGDRPRTSPSQCMLPSHHHLGYQLLSGQYDLSYASGLSSAIVASQQASAPSMYPPARR